The Hydrogenispora ethanolica genome has a segment encoding these proteins:
- a CDS encoding carbohydrate ABC transporter permease, which yields MSGRKRTVNIASLLKLSLALFFLVMMIFPFGLVLINAFKSRMEIIQSPLALPGSWSFDNFITAWKTMSYHVVLGNTLYITALSQIVLIVFSAMFAYLLVRWNWKINKFIFFMLVCAMIIPFQSLMIPFVSIFGKLGMMNSRTAMVFFYLGFGMPMTTFMYHGFMKGISKEMEEAAMIDGCSYFSCFWRMVFPNLKSITVTILIINILWIWNDFLLPSLVLIKENTRTIPLSTFYFFGEYTAEFGLAMAALIMSVLPVIVIYLFLQKHIIAGVMDGAIK from the coding sequence ATGAGCGGCAGAAAACGGACGGTCAATATAGCCTCTCTTTTAAAACTGTCTTTGGCTTTATTCTTTTTGGTCATGATGATCTTTCCTTTTGGGCTGGTGTTGATCAATGCCTTTAAATCGCGCATGGAAATCATCCAAAGTCCGCTGGCTCTTCCTGGCTCGTGGTCTTTTGACAATTTTATTACCGCCTGGAAAACCATGTCGTATCATGTGGTGTTGGGTAATACCCTTTATATCACGGCATTGTCACAAATTGTCCTGATCGTGTTTAGCGCAATGTTTGCTTACCTGTTGGTGCGCTGGAATTGGAAGATCAACAAATTTATCTTTTTCATGCTGGTATGCGCAATGATTATCCCATTCCAGTCCCTGATGATTCCTTTTGTCTCGATCTTCGGGAAACTGGGGATGATGAACAGTAGAACGGCAATGGTCTTTTTCTACCTTGGCTTTGGCATGCCCATGACGACCTTTATGTATCATGGCTTTATGAAGGGGATATCCAAGGAAATGGAAGAGGCGGCCATGATTGATGGCTGTTCCTATTTTTCATGTTTCTGGCGCATGGTATTCCCGAATCTCAAATCGATTACCGTAACCATCTTAATCATTAACATTCTATGGATCTGGAATGATTTCTTACTCCCTTCCCTGGTGCTGATCAAGGAAAATACCCGTACCATTCCGCTCTCCACTTTCTATTTTTTCGGGGAGTATACCGCGGAGTTCGGCTTGGCGATGGCGGCGTTGATTATGAGCGTCCTTCCGGTTATTGTAATTTATTTGTTTTTACAAAAACATATCATTGCCGGTGTAATGGATGGTGCGATTAAATAA
- a CDS encoding ABC transporter substrate-binding protein produces MKKFLGMIMLIAILAMAVVTHGAPKKVEISFLVTKPEIVTQFRKTFDAYSATHPNVTISTIPLSGQTIYEKLTSLYASGNAPTITMVGGPEFTAFKDKFLDVTNTKFGKAAYDWSVRRTTMNGKIYAVPTTAEGIGIMYNKTVIEAATGKKFDPASIKSRKDLRELLQKIAKTKYAPVQLSNMDWLLGSHMTSILYAAMSKDYDERQKILLQCAKGKFDFMRNDTFNGWMDTFDLLMTYNMHKGAPLGNTYEDDQLAMAKDKVAFWVIGNYVYPNIVGMNPDAKVGMMPYPISDNQADYGNSQITLTHSFFAIDGAQSSKSEQAAAIDFFNWLLTSAKGQKHYIDTLIFTPVYKGFSIQPSNPVAKEIVSYMKKGKTLERMSDYFPAGITVKFGAAMQRYMDGVGTRKDVADSFKKDWLEMSSK; encoded by the coding sequence ATGAAAAAGTTTCTCGGCATGATCATGCTCATCGCTATTTTAGCAATGGCCGTGGTTACCCATGGTGCCCCCAAAAAAGTGGAAATCAGCTTTTTGGTTACCAAACCCGAGATTGTAACCCAGTTTCGCAAGACCTTCGACGCGTATAGCGCGACGCATCCCAACGTAACCATTTCGACCATTCCCCTTTCCGGGCAGACGATTTACGAAAAACTCACTTCGCTGTATGCTTCCGGTAACGCCCCCACCATTACCATGGTGGGCGGCCCGGAGTTTACGGCTTTTAAAGACAAGTTTCTCGATGTAACCAATACCAAGTTTGGGAAAGCCGCCTATGATTGGTCCGTGCGACGGACCACCATGAACGGCAAGATCTATGCCGTGCCGACGACTGCCGAAGGCATCGGGATAATGTATAACAAAACGGTAATTGAGGCGGCTACGGGGAAAAAATTTGATCCGGCTTCCATCAAATCCCGCAAGGATTTGCGAGAGCTTCTCCAAAAGATCGCGAAGACGAAATATGCGCCGGTACAGCTTTCCAATATGGATTGGCTGCTGGGTTCCCATATGACCTCCATTCTATACGCGGCCATGAGCAAGGATTATGACGAACGGCAAAAAATCCTCTTACAGTGCGCCAAAGGCAAGTTCGATTTCATGCGCAACGACACGTTCAACGGTTGGATGGATACCTTCGATCTGCTCATGACCTATAACATGCACAAAGGCGCGCCTTTGGGAAACACTTATGAAGATGATCAACTGGCCATGGCCAAAGACAAGGTTGCTTTCTGGGTCATTGGGAATTATGTATATCCCAACATTGTAGGCATGAACCCGGATGCCAAGGTAGGGATGATGCCCTATCCAATCAGCGATAACCAAGCTGACTATGGCAACAGCCAGATTACGCTTACGCATTCCTTCTTCGCAATTGACGGCGCACAGTCCAGCAAGAGCGAACAAGCTGCCGCCATTGACTTTTTCAATTGGCTGCTGACAAGCGCCAAGGGTCAAAAACATTATATCGATACGCTGATCTTTACGCCGGTTTACAAAGGATTCAGCATTCAGCCCAGCAATCCGGTAGCCAAAGAAATCGTCTCCTACATGAAAAAAGGGAAAACGCTGGAACGGATGAGCGATTATTTCCCGGCGGGGATTACGGTCAAGTTTGGCGCCGCCATGCAGCGCTACATGGACGGTGTCGGCACCCGCAAGGATGTGGCCGATTCCTTCAAAAAAGATTGGCTGGAGATGTCCTCCAAATAA
- a CDS encoding AraC family transcriptional regulator produces the protein MEIIVPKDNMNSAQYEIYYKNNIPNIDHPLHYHDFYELYFHVQGKASYIINNKIYNLQTGDIVLIDKQQLHRAIIEDMTEKYVRYVIWMTRDCVSSLQSAGIDFINLFESPRKKDVIRLPERLWQDMLASLQKLHREDSHPEEGSAFLVNAYLHEILILLNRYSAREYVVHENSIKNDTLVQKVMEYIDQHYSEPLSLDEIAQQFFLSKFYLMRKFKKHTGLTLMDYCRKKRLMKARELLLRNVAVSDVYKLCGFEDYSNFLKAFRSVYKMPPREYCKILKNNNSSGKISKLGDENTH, from the coding sequence ATGGAAATAATCGTGCCCAAAGATAATATGAACTCCGCCCAATATGAGATCTATTATAAGAATAATATCCCGAATATTGACCATCCATTGCATTACCATGACTTTTACGAGCTCTATTTTCATGTTCAGGGAAAAGCCAGCTATATCATTAACAATAAAATTTACAATCTGCAAACCGGGGATATCGTCTTAATCGACAAACAGCAGCTGCATCGGGCCATCATCGAAGATATGACTGAAAAATATGTCCGTTATGTCATATGGATGACTAGAGACTGCGTTTCGAGCTTGCAATCGGCGGGGATCGATTTCATCAATCTTTTTGAATCCCCCCGGAAGAAGGATGTCATACGGCTTCCCGAAAGATTGTGGCAGGATATGTTGGCCTCCTTGCAAAAGCTGCATCGCGAAGATAGCCACCCCGAGGAAGGCAGCGCTTTTTTAGTAAATGCTTATTTACACGAAATACTCATCTTATTGAACCGTTATAGCGCGCGGGAATATGTCGTCCATGAAAATAGCATCAAGAACGATACCTTGGTTCAAAAGGTTATGGAATATATTGACCAGCATTATTCCGAACCGCTGTCACTGGATGAAATAGCGCAACAGTTCTTCCTAAGCAAATTTTATCTCATGCGGAAGTTTAAGAAACATACTGGGCTGACGCTGATGGATTACTGCAGAAAGAAACGGTTAATGAAGGCCCGGGAATTATTATTGCGGAATGTCGCTGTTTCCGATGTCTATAAGCTTTGCGGCTTTGAGGATTATTCGAATTTTTTGAAAGCGTTTCGTTCCGTATATAAAATGCCGCCGCGAGAATACTGTAAAATCTTAAAGAACAACAACTCCTCGGGCAAGATAAGCAAATTAGGGGATGAAAATACCCATTAG
- a CDS encoding glycoside hydrolase family 43 protein, with translation MRPINNPILRGFNPDPSIIRVGEDYYIATSTFEWFPGVQIHHSRDLVHWKLIAHPLNRTSQLNMIGNPASGGVWAPCLSWDGGLFYLIYTDVKTLYTPAKDTHNYLVTSRDIAGEWSDPVYLNSSGFDPSLFHDDDGRKWLVNMVTDHRRGKNRFGGILLQEYSVESQRLIGPVYNIFHGTALGSTEGPHLYKRNGYYYLITAEGGTSLGHAVTMARSTSITGPYEVDPENPVLTSREDPAWPLQKAGHADLVETQTGEWYMVHLCGRPIPSMGRYPLGRETAIQKMVWTPDHWLRLQSGGKKPQLQVPAPGLPEFLHPSETVRDDFDTPELNIHFQTLRIPFTEDIGSLTERPGYLRLKGRESLSSRHRQSLVARRQQAFSYTSSTCVEFEPENYKQMAGLICLYDHENFYYLLISRDSEKGGKYLTIWSCDNNVFDYPARQDVCIESWRRCYLKVEVNYHRMRFFYAPDGEHWTPIGPVLDASRLSDGYCREGKFTGAFVGLCCQDLNGSGKHADFDYFEYLERESGTPE, from the coding sequence ATCCATCATTCCCGGGATCTGGTGCATTGGAAACTGATCGCCCATCCCCTGAACCGGACTTCTCAGTTGAATATGATCGGCAATCCGGCTTCCGGGGGAGTCTGGGCGCCTTGTCTCAGTTGGGATGGCGGCTTGTTTTATTTGATCTATACCGATGTCAAAACGTTATACACGCCGGCCAAAGATACCCACAACTACTTGGTGACCAGCCGGGATATCGCTGGGGAATGGTCGGATCCGGTTTATTTAAACAGCAGCGGCTTTGATCCTTCACTCTTCCATGATGACGACGGACGCAAATGGCTGGTCAACATGGTTACCGATCATCGCCGGGGGAAAAACCGGTTTGGCGGAATCCTGCTTCAGGAATATTCCGTTGAATCTCAAAGACTCATCGGGCCGGTTTATAATATTTTTCATGGCACTGCGCTCGGTTCGACCGAGGGGCCTCATCTTTACAAACGAAACGGCTACTATTATTTGATTACTGCGGAAGGCGGCACCTCGCTCGGGCATGCCGTAACCATGGCCCGTTCCACTTCCATCACCGGCCCTTACGAAGTCGATCCGGAAAACCCTGTTCTCACTTCGCGGGAGGATCCGGCCTGGCCGCTTCAAAAAGCGGGGCATGCCGATTTGGTAGAGACCCAAACAGGAGAATGGTATATGGTGCATCTTTGCGGACGCCCCATCCCTTCAATGGGCCGGTATCCCTTAGGCAGGGAGACGGCAATTCAAAAAATGGTCTGGACTCCGGATCATTGGTTGCGGTTACAAAGCGGCGGTAAAAAGCCGCAGTTGCAGGTTCCCGCCCCAGGGCTTCCGGAATTTCTCCATCCGTCAGAAACAGTACGGGATGATTTCGATACGCCCGAATTGAATATTCATTTTCAAACCTTGCGAATTCCCTTCACCGAGGACATCGGCTCCCTGACGGAAAGACCGGGATATTTACGGCTCAAAGGCCGGGAATCGCTCTCCTCGCGGCATCGCCAGTCCTTGGTTGCCCGGCGTCAGCAGGCTTTTTCGTACACGTCGAGCACCTGCGTCGAGTTTGAACCGGAGAATTATAAACAGATGGCGGGCTTAATCTGCCTTTACGATCATGAAAACTTTTATTACCTCCTTATTTCCCGTGATTCGGAAAAGGGCGGAAAATACTTGACGATCTGGAGTTGCGACAATAACGTTTTTGACTATCCCGCCCGGCAAGATGTCTGCATTGAAAGTTGGCGGCGCTGTTATCTGAAAGTGGAGGTGAATTATCACCGGATGCGATTTTTTTATGCGCCGGACGGAGAGCATTGGACGCCTATCGGTCCTGTTTTGGATGCCAGCCGTCTGTCGGATGGGTACTGCCGGGAAGGAAAGTTTACCGGCGCATTTGTCGGATTATGCTGTCAAGACTTGAACGGTTCCGGGAAACATGCCGATTTTGATTATTTTGAGTACTTGGAACGGGAATCTGGAACACCCGAATAA
- a CDS encoding methionyl aminopeptidase gives MMDKLGRNDACWCGSGQKYKKCHAEIDERMESYMAKGYPTPSRNLLKTKPQIDQIKESGKINITVLDFVGSHIAAGITTAEIDRLVFNKTKELGGRPATLNYKGYPKSVCTSINDQVCHGIPSEKTFLKDGDIINVDVSTEYHGYFSDSSRMYCIGNVSSEKKRLVQVAKECMELGIQQVRPWGFLGDIGQAINDHAKQNGYSVVREIGGHGIGLQFHEDPWVSHVSKAGTGMLLVPGLIFTVEPMINMGTAKIFIDKKDDWSVYTADGKPSAQWENMVLVTTDGCEVLTY, from the coding sequence ATGATGGATAAATTGGGGAGAAATGATGCTTGTTGGTGTGGCAGCGGGCAAAAGTATAAAAAGTGCCACGCCGAGATCGACGAGCGGATGGAAAGTTATATGGCCAAAGGATATCCTACGCCATCCCGCAATTTATTAAAAACCAAACCGCAAATCGATCAGATCAAAGAAAGCGGTAAAATCAATATCACAGTGCTGGACTTCGTTGGCAGTCATATCGCGGCAGGCATTACGACGGCAGAAATCGACCGGCTGGTTTTCAACAAAACCAAAGAGCTCGGCGGCAGACCCGCGACGCTGAACTACAAGGGCTATCCCAAGAGCGTCTGCACATCGATAAACGACCAAGTGTGTCACGGCATCCCATCCGAAAAAACTTTCTTAAAAGACGGCGATATCATCAATGTCGATGTTTCAACCGAATACCACGGCTATTTTTCCGATTCATCCCGGATGTATTGCATTGGAAATGTATCGAGCGAAAAAAAGCGGCTGGTCCAGGTCGCCAAAGAATGCATGGAGCTGGGCATCCAGCAAGTGCGGCCGTGGGGCTTCCTTGGCGACATTGGGCAGGCAATCAATGACCACGCGAAGCAAAATGGCTACTCGGTGGTGCGGGAAATAGGCGGTCACGGTATCGGATTACAATTTCACGAAGACCCTTGGGTAAGCCATGTATCCAAGGCCGGAACGGGCATGCTGCTAGTACCGGGGCTTATATTTACGGTAGAGCCCATGATCAACATGGGAACGGCAAAGATCTTCATTGATAAAAAAGATGACTGGAGCGTTTATACAGCCGACGGCAAACCGTCCGCACAGTGGGAAAACATGGTACTTGTCACAACTGACGGTTGCGAGGTATTGACTTACTGA
- a CDS encoding carbohydrate ABC transporter permease, translated as MYEEKTKQKSLGIFALFGLLPLLAFVIVVMIPFISGLLLSLTNWKGVLDGIQFIGLGNYAAAIKDPGFWASMQLTVVYVLFVTILTNVLAFLLASLVTSGFKGQNLCRTGYFTPNLIGGVILGFIWQFIFTRVFVFIGQTLDIGLLAKNWLTVPQTALWTLILVSVWQNAGYMMLVYVAGLMGIDKSLLEASQIDGASSWQRLLRVKLPLMVPAFTITLFLTLRRAFMVYDVNLSLTKGGPYNSTQLIAMHVYNDAFVNQNLGPGQAKAFLLFAIVAAVAMLQVYILKNKEVDSL; from the coding sequence ATGTATGAGGAAAAGACAAAGCAAAAATCGTTGGGGATATTTGCCTTGTTTGGCTTATTGCCGCTGCTTGCCTTCGTTATCGTCGTAATGATTCCGTTTATAAGCGGACTTTTATTATCCTTGACCAATTGGAAGGGTGTTTTGGACGGCATCCAATTTATTGGCCTCGGCAATTATGCCGCCGCCATCAAAGATCCGGGTTTTTGGGCTTCCATGCAACTGACTGTGGTTTACGTTCTCTTTGTAACGATTCTAACCAATGTGCTGGCTTTCTTGCTTGCCTCTCTGGTCACCAGCGGTTTCAAAGGGCAAAACTTGTGCCGCACGGGATATTTTACGCCGAACCTGATCGGTGGGGTGATTTTGGGATTTATCTGGCAGTTCATTTTCACAAGAGTATTTGTATTTATCGGGCAAACCCTGGATATCGGTTTGCTGGCCAAGAACTGGCTTACCGTGCCTCAAACCGCGCTGTGGACTCTAATTCTGGTGAGCGTATGGCAAAACGCCGGGTATATGATGCTGGTCTATGTGGCGGGCTTGATGGGAATCGATAAGAGTTTGCTAGAGGCTTCCCAAATCGATGGGGCGTCTTCTTGGCAGAGGCTGCTGAGAGTGAAGCTTCCCCTGATGGTGCCGGCATTTACCATCACCTTGTTTTTGACGCTGCGCCGTGCCTTTATGGTATATGACGTCAATCTTTCGCTTACCAAAGGAGGACCCTACAACTCAACCCAGCTAATCGCCATGCACGTTTACAACGACGCGTTTGTAAACCAGAATCTCGGCCCCGGCCAGGCCAAAGCGTTTCTATTGTTTGCGATTGTCGCGGCCGTCGCCATGCTGCAGGTCTATATCCTCAAGAACAAGGAGGTGGATTCGCTATGA
- a CDS encoding helix-turn-helix transcriptional regulator gives MSLQTLESMVQWLDNHALENPTLERMSSHVGYSPYYCSTKFREYTGVTYKRYLAKCRLHAAANLLLRTDDKIIEIALQCGYSSAESLSRAFMEVYQCTPTQYRKAQIG, from the coding sequence ATGTCCCTTCAAACGCTGGAATCGATGGTCCAATGGCTCGATAATCATGCCCTGGAAAACCCGACCTTAGAACGCATGTCATCCCATGTGGGCTATTCTCCCTATTACTGCTCAACCAAATTTCGTGAGTACACGGGCGTCACTTATAAACGGTACCTGGCCAAATGCAGGCTGCATGCGGCTGCAAACCTACTGCTCCGGACGGACGATAAGATCATTGAGATTGCTCTTCAATGTGGTTACTCATCAGCGGAATCCTTATCAAGAGCTTTTATGGAAGTCTATCAGTGTACTCCCACTCAATATCGGAAAGCACAGATCGGATGA